The Edaphobacter sp. 12200R-103 genome contains a region encoding:
- a CDS encoding bifunctional diguanylate cyclase/phosphodiesterase yields the protein MRLRSWWCNPAPPSVCAAVAVAPRVSHATARPDIATTSLVATGLAAAAWFGWRQRRTTLEGKQRGQEYSRFIAAAEASLDGFSILEAIRDSTGRITDFRIRYVNDNAKRLVGVYGDGLVGQTLRESIQDIESSGRLDRYRDVVETGLPMKDEYPVPPDTGWPATWVRYQAVKLEDGLAITCTDISSVKAAQTRYEQLVEFNDSIFQHAPFSIIATDVEGLITAMNFAAEKLSGYSRDELVGKASLTLLHDERELISASAETTPGEEALASGGFEVLTAGVRDGEMQEKEWTLVRRDGSRTPINLAMRAVTSDTGEIKGFVGIAFDITERRQMLQYVTHLATHDQLTGLVGRALLQDKTVEAVERARRYGTKVAVFVIDLDQFKRINDSLGHASGDQILIETASRLRRCVRSTDIVARVGGDEFVVVMPDITSVTDVEHCALNLLSRMSPEMLVDDQMVSVTTSVGICIYPDFAQDAKHLLKRADSAMYAAKESGRNQYQIFSEDMLKETADRLSMEHALRHALTNAELVLHYQPQISLTTGLITGVEALLRWNHPRLGNVPPSQFIPLAEETGLIVPIGEWVFMTACCEGKALQDEMGSDVTISVNLSPRQFQQRNLVQVIERALALSGLAPRHLEIEITENILMVNSGPNLDKLQQIRELGVRISIDDFGTGFCSFSYLLQYQVDRLKIDRSFIRQAGTDPNAAAVVRTIIAMSHGLAIRVVAEGVESDEQLRFLMRRRCDEAQGNYLGYPVSAKEFVSSMQGYSGINVMQNI from the coding sequence ATGCGGCTGCGATCATGGTGGTGCAACCCGGCCCCGCCATCGGTCTGTGCAGCAGTAGCTGTGGCTCCGCGTGTGTCTCACGCAACGGCTCGACCAGACATCGCAACCACGTCATTGGTTGCGACCGGCCTTGCAGCAGCAGCCTGGTTTGGCTGGCGACAGCGCAGGACCACACTCGAGGGCAAGCAGCGCGGACAGGAATACTCCCGGTTTATCGCGGCAGCGGAAGCGAGCCTCGATGGATTCTCCATTCTGGAAGCAATTCGCGATTCCACTGGAAGGATTACAGACTTTCGGATTCGCTACGTAAATGACAATGCGAAACGTCTGGTTGGCGTTTATGGAGATGGCCTGGTCGGCCAGACGCTTCGCGAGTCGATCCAGGACATCGAGAGTTCGGGCAGGCTGGACCGTTACCGCGACGTAGTCGAGACCGGCCTTCCGATGAAGGACGAATACCCTGTACCTCCCGATACAGGCTGGCCCGCCACATGGGTTCGCTACCAGGCCGTAAAGCTGGAGGACGGTCTTGCGATCACCTGCACTGACATCAGCAGCGTTAAGGCCGCCCAGACCAGGTACGAGCAACTGGTGGAATTCAACGACTCCATCTTCCAGCACGCCCCTTTCAGCATTATCGCGACCGACGTCGAAGGTCTCATTACCGCAATGAACTTCGCTGCGGAGAAGCTGAGCGGCTACAGCCGTGACGAACTGGTAGGCAAGGCGTCGCTCACGCTTCTGCATGATGAGCGTGAGCTTATCTCCGCAAGCGCCGAGACAACGCCAGGGGAAGAGGCTCTCGCGAGCGGCGGATTCGAAGTACTTACGGCCGGAGTGCGAGACGGCGAGATGCAGGAGAAGGAGTGGACGCTGGTTCGACGAGATGGCAGCCGTACTCCGATCAATCTGGCCATGAGGGCCGTAACGTCGGATACGGGTGAGATCAAAGGCTTTGTCGGGATCGCCTTTGATATCACGGAGCGCCGACAGATGCTCCAGTACGTCACCCACCTCGCTACGCACGATCAGCTGACGGGGCTGGTGGGTCGTGCGCTCCTGCAGGACAAGACCGTCGAAGCCGTAGAACGGGCGCGACGCTACGGAACAAAGGTTGCGGTCTTCGTCATTGACCTGGACCAGTTCAAACGCATCAACGATTCCCTGGGCCACGCATCGGGGGATCAAATCCTGATCGAGACGGCATCGCGCCTTCGCCGCTGCGTGCGCAGCACAGACATCGTTGCTCGCGTCGGCGGCGATGAATTCGTCGTCGTCATGCCCGACATCACCAGTGTTACCGATGTCGAGCATTGCGCCCTGAATCTGCTGTCCCGCATGTCGCCAGAGATGCTGGTGGATGACCAGATGGTCAGCGTCACCACAAGCGTCGGCATCTGCATCTATCCCGATTTCGCGCAGGACGCAAAGCACCTGCTGAAGCGCGCGGACTCCGCCATGTACGCGGCAAAGGAGAGCGGGCGCAATCAGTATCAGATTTTCAGCGAAGACATGCTGAAGGAGACCGCGGACCGCTTGTCGATGGAACATGCTCTGCGCCATGCGCTGACCAACGCCGAGCTCGTCCTGCATTATCAGCCGCAAATCTCCCTGACGACAGGGTTGATCACGGGCGTGGAGGCGCTTCTCCGCTGGAACCATCCCCGGCTGGGGAATGTGCCGCCGTCCCAGTTCATCCCCCTGGCCGAAGAGACCGGCCTGATCGTTCCTATCGGGGAATGGGTCTTCATGACTGCCTGTTGCGAAGGCAAGGCGCTGCAGGATGAGATGGGATCCGATGTGACCATCTCAGTCAATCTGTCTCCGCGGCAGTTTCAACAACGGAACCTGGTTCAGGTAATCGAACGTGCTCTGGCGCTGAGCGGGCTTGCCCCAAGGCATCTGGAGATTGAGATCACCGAGAACATCCTGATGGTGAACTCAGGCCCCAATCTGGACAAGCTGCAACAGATCCGCGAACTCGGCGTACGCATCTCCATCGACGACTTCGGCACCGGATTCTGCAGCTTCTCTTACCTGCTGCAGTACCAGGTGGACAGGCTGAAGATTGACCGCAGCTTCATCCGGCAGGCCGGAACCGATCCCAACGCAGCGGCCGTAGTTCGAACCATCATTGCCATGTCGCACGGCCTTGCCATTCGGGTGGTAGCCGAAGGCGTGGAGAGCGATGAGCAACTCCGCTTTCTGATGCGGCGCCGCTGCGATGAGGCCCAGGGCAACTATCTCGGCTATCCCGTAAGTGCAAAGGAGTTCGTAAGTTCGATGCAGGGCTACAGCGGGATCAATGTCATGCAGAACATATAG
- a CDS encoding GlsB/YeaQ/YmgE family stress response membrane protein, which produces MFSLLWTAIIGLVVGALAKLIMPGKDPGGILVTMIIGIAGSFLGTFLGRMVGHYQEGQAAGFIMSLIGAIILLAIYHFFRRRQAV; this is translated from the coding sequence ATGTTCAGCCTGCTTTGGACTGCAATCATCGGGCTTGTTGTCGGTGCACTCGCCAAATTGATCATGCCGGGAAAGGATCCCGGCGGAATCCTCGTGACCATGATCATCGGGATCGCGGGGTCTTTCCTCGGTACCTTCCTCGGAAGAATGGTTGGACACTACCAGGAGGGCCAGGCGGCTGGCTTCATCATGTCGCTGATCGGAGCCATCATCCTGCTGGCGATCTACCACTTCTTCAGACGTCGACAGGCAGTGTAA
- a CDS encoding sensor histidine kinase — protein sequence MAQRRKSGPVALFVGRTSRLTGKLPFSRMKTWGADGRSVGPVWVLDIHEDLFEEMLCAIPSMAQRCVSLLLDRVRDFTRMEEQAEKLLALGKLAANLSHELNNPASAAQRSAASLSTELREADEAKYRLGRLFSSEEELNRYKAWVKNAREYVRASSGFSPLPQSPLEATDHEEEVARWLEQHHVTSAWTIAPSLAEARLPLPMLDSLAEAISPEVLSPALETFASALRVERMADTVVDSSGRIFELISAIRGYSFMDQAAVQDVDLPASIENTLAMFRSRTANVKITLEYDEGLPLVSAYGSELNQVWSALIENALDAMHDHGTLNIAIRVTGQTVIIEILDDGPGIPEIIQSRIFEPFFTTKPIGTAMGLGLDRVQRIVNKHGGSVAMESKPGATCAQVRIPINRLRAY from the coding sequence ATGGCTCAGCGTCGTAAATCTGGTCCAGTAGCCCTCTTCGTTGGCCGAACGTCCCGGCTTACCGGAAAGCTTCCATTTTCACGCATGAAGACGTGGGGCGCAGATGGACGAAGTGTCGGCCCGGTCTGGGTTCTGGATATTCATGAGGACCTCTTCGAGGAGATGCTGTGCGCGATTCCTTCGATGGCACAGCGTTGCGTCTCCCTGCTGCTCGATCGGGTACGAGACTTTACGCGTATGGAAGAACAGGCGGAGAAGCTTCTGGCTCTGGGGAAGCTGGCTGCCAATCTGTCACACGAGCTGAATAATCCGGCATCAGCGGCGCAGCGTTCGGCGGCCAGCCTCTCGACGGAGTTGCGCGAAGCCGATGAGGCGAAGTACCGCCTTGGCCGACTCTTCTCCTCCGAAGAAGAGCTGAACCGCTACAAGGCCTGGGTGAAGAATGCACGGGAGTATGTGCGCGCTTCCTCTGGATTTTCGCCGCTTCCGCAGAGTCCCCTTGAAGCGACAGATCATGAAGAGGAGGTCGCCCGATGGCTGGAACAGCATCACGTAACTTCTGCCTGGACGATTGCTCCTTCATTGGCTGAGGCACGGCTTCCCCTTCCCATGCTCGATTCTTTAGCCGAGGCGATCAGTCCTGAAGTTCTCTCTCCTGCGCTTGAAACCTTTGCCAGTGCCCTTCGCGTTGAGCGAATGGCTGATACGGTGGTGGACTCCAGCGGCCGCATCTTTGAGTTGATCAGCGCGATCCGCGGCTACTCCTTTATGGATCAGGCCGCCGTTCAGGATGTGGATCTTCCTGCTTCGATCGAAAACACGCTGGCGATGTTCCGCTCCCGAACGGCAAATGTGAAGATTACGCTGGAGTACGATGAAGGTTTGCCGCTGGTAAGCGCCTACGGCAGTGAGTTGAACCAGGTGTGGTCGGCACTGATCGAAAACGCACTGGATGCGATGCACGACCATGGGACGCTGAATATCGCCATCCGGGTGACAGGACAGACGGTAATCATCGAGATTCTCGACGATGGGCCGGGAATCCCGGAAATCATTCAGTCTCGCATTTTTGAGCCTTTCTTTACGACCAAGCCGATCGGGACTGCCATGGGGTTGGGACTCGACCGCGTGCAGCGGATTGTCAATAAGCACGGGGGGTCTGTAGCGATGGAGTCGAAGCCCGGTGCGACCTGTGCCCAGGTGCGAATCCCCATCAATCGTCTGCGGGCCTACTGA
- a CDS encoding ROK family protein: MKNVLVIDIGGTHVKVASTTQRVPLKIPSGPSMAAADMAQQVLLGTQGWKYDHISIGYPGPVVHDHPLAEPHNLAKGWIDFPYQKVFKKPIRFVNDAAMQALGGYKGGRMLFLGLGTGLGSAMVFDGYVIALELAHLPYRKGRTYEEYLGKDGLDLRGKKKWRRSVLDVVERLKNALICEYVLLGGGNAKLMKDLPLHVIVGANSNAVEGGIRLWQETEELKAPMETKRRRPARKRR; this comes from the coding sequence ATGAAAAATGTTCTGGTGATCGATATCGGCGGTACACATGTGAAGGTCGCTTCAACGACACAGCGTGTGCCTCTCAAAATTCCATCGGGTCCTTCGATGGCGGCTGCTGACATGGCGCAGCAGGTTCTTCTTGGAACGCAGGGCTGGAAGTACGACCATATCTCGATCGGTTATCCAGGGCCTGTCGTGCACGATCATCCGCTCGCAGAACCGCACAATCTCGCAAAGGGGTGGATTGATTTTCCGTATCAGAAGGTCTTCAAGAAACCGATCCGGTTCGTGAATGATGCGGCGATGCAGGCTCTTGGCGGCTACAAAGGCGGCCGGATGCTCTTCCTTGGGCTGGGTACAGGGTTAGGCTCTGCAATGGTCTTCGACGGATATGTGATCGCACTGGAACTGGCGCACCTGCCCTATCGAAAGGGCAGAACGTACGAGGAATATCTCGGCAAGGATGGTCTGGATCTCAGGGGCAAAAAGAAATGGCGCAGGTCGGTGCTGGACGTCGTTGAAAGGCTTAAGAACGCCCTCATCTGTGAATACGTATTGCTCGGGGGAGGAAACGCGAAGCTGATGAAAGACCTGCCTCTCCATGTCATCGTTGGCGCGAACAGCAATGCGGTTGAGGGAGGCATACGTCTCTGGCAGGAGACGGAAGAGCTGAAGGCGCCGATGGAGACAAAGCGAAGGAGACCAGCGCGCAAACGGCGATAA
- a CDS encoding TonB family protein, protein MRKALLATLLLSPVLLHAQASSPAQHQFALASSSELGATADRGTAINRPLRISTGVVAPKLVYSVSVNSDITRPWTDVAANKTVTVGMVVDAEGKPTELKIVKSAGPIVDHNVLEAVSQYRFQPGTVSNQPVAFPLNLEINLTPAR, encoded by the coding sequence ATGCGTAAAGCACTTCTGGCCACTCTCCTTCTCTCTCCCGTCCTGCTTCACGCTCAGGCAAGTTCGCCTGCCCAACATCAGTTTGCGCTTGCCTCCAGCTCTGAGCTTGGAGCAACCGCCGACCGCGGTACCGCCATCAACCGGCCCCTGCGCATCTCTACGGGCGTGGTTGCCCCCAAGCTCGTCTACTCGGTCAGCGTCAACTCGGACATCACTCGTCCCTGGACCGACGTCGCCGCCAACAAGACCGTTACTGTCGGCATGGTCGTAGATGCCGAAGGCAAGCCCACGGAGCTGAAGATTGTGAAATCGGCGGGCCCCATTGTCGATCACAATGTTCTTGAGGCCGTAAGCCAGTACCGCTTCCAACCCGGCACAGTCAGCAATCAGCCGGTAGCCTTCCCTCTGAATCTCGAGATCAACCTCACCCCAGCACGCTAG
- a CDS encoding cupin domain-containing protein: protein MEIKRVGSQPSGKGSSDYFTGVVRIDPIFGAPEPARMVIASVTFEPGARTAWHTHPLGQTLLVIAGCGLAQREGGPVEEIHPGDVIWFSPGERHWHGAALSTAMTHIAVQEKLDGKTVDWMEQVSDEQYQAR, encoded by the coding sequence ATGGAGATCAAACGAGTTGGATCGCAGCCCTCAGGAAAAGGATCCTCGGACTACTTTACGGGAGTGGTTCGTATCGACCCGATCTTCGGAGCACCGGAGCCTGCGCGGATGGTAATAGCCAGTGTTACGTTTGAGCCGGGCGCGCGGACGGCGTGGCATACGCATCCTCTTGGCCAGACATTGCTTGTGATTGCGGGATGCGGACTGGCGCAACGTGAAGGAGGGCCTGTCGAAGAGATCCATCCGGGAGATGTGATCTGGTTCAGCCCGGGAGAAAGACACTGGCATGGAGCTGCTCTCTCGACCGCAATGACTCATATCGCAGTCCAGGAGAAGCTGGATGGCAAGACTGTCGACTGGATGGAGCAGGTGAGCGACGAGCAGTATCAGGCGCGATAA
- the rpoC gene encoding DNA-directed RNA polymerase subunit beta', whose protein sequence is MFRSSPFELTGPIADFDAIKIQLASPEKIRSWSHGEVTKPETINYRTFKPERDGLFCARIFGPITDWECLCGKYKRMKHRGVICDKCGVEVTLSKVRRERLGHIELASPCSHVWFFKGLPSRIGHLLDISLRELEAVLYFESYVVVDPGDAPVKEREVIKDENRFRELDQQYRPSGFKAMMGAEAIKELLKRVEVTELAIELRERMKQESSLQKKLKYSKRLKIVEAFRKSDNKPEWMILDVIPVIPPELRPLVPLDGGRFATSDLNDLYRRVINRNNRLKKLMDLHAPEVIVRNEKRMLQEAVDALFDNGRRGRVLRGANNRPLKSLSDTLKGKQGRFRQNLLGKRVDYSGRSVIVVGPELKLHQCGLPKKMALELFKPFIYHRLEQTGHCTTIKQAKEMVELQEPIVWDILEEVIKDHPVLLNRAPTLHRLGIQAFEPVLVEGKAIKIHPLVCTAFNADFDGDQMAVHIPLSPEAQIEASVLMLASHNILSPASGHPITVPTQDMVLGLYYLTKAKVNAKGEGRVFANIEEVLMALEAGQVETLTPIRLRYAGPVLDMTTAYDDQDILHTEPVEFNKQYVNTTVGRAILNDALPEGIPYINGLLKKKGIGQLVNYCYLNLGLETTVKTLDRIKDLGFRYATRSGLSVGLDDMVIPASKYVAVAEAEKQVINVQQQYLDGAITNGERNNKVIQMWSGVTEKVADEMFNNMKRADKEGSMNPIYIMADSGARGSKQQIRQLSGMRGLMAKPSGEIIETPITANFREGLTVLQYFISTHGARKGLADTALKTADSGYLTRRLVDVAQDVIISQNDCGTVEGIYVTPIIEAGETIEPLRDRIIGRVSLERLKDFEGNVIVDINQEIDEELASAIQAAGIERVKIRSVLTCESKRGACILCYGRNLGSGKMVEMGEAVGVIAAQSIGEPGTQLTMRTFHVGGTASRVSDTSHIEAKNAGTVRFINLVTVRSKAGDLVAMNRNGSVAVIDDKGREKERYAIVYGAKLKVEDGAAVSLGDRLGEWDPYTFSILTEIAGTVQFKDLQEGVTLHDEIDEVTGLSRLVVADSPDEKRQPTILIKSPQGNKRYLMPSRAHLMVADGDEIFPGDVLAKIPRETTRTKDITGGLPRVVELFEARKPRDPAIISKIDGVVRFGDVSKGQRKVYVTADNGQEEEYSVPRGVYVNVQEGERLRAGDALIDGPRNPHDILEVLGERALQQYLVNEIQEVYRLQGVAISDKHIETIVRQMLRWVKIEEVGDTTFLIDQQTDRFRFAEENQRVLMNGGKPAIGRSLLLGITKASLSTDSFISAASFQETTRVLTEASINGAVDTLRGLKENVIVGRLIPAGTGMEYYRTVQLSPELEEAAAQVQAEVQEAHDAEERELEAMRMEGEQEEMAAE, encoded by the coding sequence ATGTTCCGCTCCAGTCCTTTTGAACTAACCGGTCCGATCGCTGATTTCGACGCGATTAAGATTCAGCTTGCCAGCCCGGAAAAGATTCGCAGCTGGTCGCATGGCGAAGTCACCAAGCCGGAGACCATCAACTACCGTACCTTCAAGCCGGAGCGCGACGGCTTGTTCTGCGCCCGCATCTTCGGTCCCATCACGGACTGGGAGTGCCTGTGCGGAAAGTACAAGCGCATGAAGCATCGCGGCGTGATCTGCGACAAGTGCGGCGTCGAGGTGACGCTCTCCAAGGTTCGCCGTGAGCGCCTGGGCCACATTGAGCTTGCCTCGCCGTGCTCGCACGTGTGGTTCTTCAAGGGACTTCCGTCGCGTATCGGCCACCTGCTGGATATCTCGCTGCGCGAGCTTGAGGCAGTTCTCTACTTCGAGAGCTATGTCGTTGTGGATCCGGGTGACGCACCGGTGAAGGAACGCGAGGTTATCAAGGACGAGAATCGCTTCCGTGAGCTTGATCAGCAGTACCGTCCCAGTGGCTTCAAGGCCATGATGGGTGCAGAGGCGATCAAGGAGCTGCTGAAGCGCGTTGAGGTTACCGAGCTGGCGATTGAGCTGCGCGAGCGCATGAAGCAGGAGTCCTCGCTCCAGAAGAAGCTCAAGTACTCCAAGCGTCTTAAGATCGTTGAGGCCTTCCGCAAGTCCGACAACAAGCCGGAATGGATGATCCTCGACGTGATCCCCGTCATTCCGCCTGAGCTTCGTCCTCTGGTGCCGCTGGATGGTGGCCGGTTCGCGACCTCGGATCTGAACGATCTGTATCGCCGCGTGATCAACCGTAACAACCGTTTGAAGAAGCTGATGGATCTGCACGCTCCTGAGGTCATCGTCAGGAACGAGAAGCGCATGCTGCAGGAGGCCGTCGACGCTCTGTTCGATAACGGCCGCCGTGGCCGCGTTCTGCGTGGCGCGAACAACCGTCCGCTGAAGTCCCTCTCCGACACCCTGAAGGGCAAGCAGGGCCGCTTCCGTCAGAACCTGCTCGGCAAGCGCGTCGACTACTCGGGCCGTTCCGTGATCGTGGTTGGACCTGAGCTGAAGCTGCATCAGTGCGGTCTTCCCAAGAAGATGGCGCTCGAGCTCTTCAAGCCCTTCATCTATCACCGTCTGGAACAGACCGGGCACTGCACGACCATCAAGCAGGCCAAGGAGATGGTGGAGCTGCAGGAACCGATCGTCTGGGACATCCTCGAAGAGGTCATCAAGGATCATCCTGTTCTGCTGAACCGCGCTCCGACGCTGCACCGCCTCGGCATTCAGGCCTTCGAGCCTGTGCTGGTGGAAGGTAAGGCCATCAAGATTCATCCGCTGGTCTGCACCGCCTTCAACGCAGACTTCGACGGCGACCAGATGGCTGTGCACATTCCGCTGTCGCCTGAGGCGCAGATTGAGGCCAGTGTTCTGATGCTTGCCTCGCACAACATCCTTTCGCCGGCGAGCGGACATCCGATCACTGTTCCGACGCAGGACATGGTGCTTGGTCTCTACTACCTGACCAAGGCCAAGGTGAACGCCAAGGGTGAGGGCCGCGTCTTCGCGAACATCGAAGAGGTGCTGATGGCGCTCGAAGCTGGACAGGTGGAGACACTGACGCCGATTCGTCTGCGTTACGCGGGGCCTGTCCTCGATATGACCACGGCGTATGACGACCAGGACATCCTGCATACGGAGCCGGTCGAGTTCAACAAGCAGTACGTCAACACAACGGTTGGCCGCGCCATCCTTAACGACGCGCTTCCCGAAGGCATCCCGTATATCAACGGCCTGCTGAAGAAGAAGGGAATCGGCCAGCTGGTGAACTACTGCTACCTGAACCTCGGGTTGGAGACAACAGTCAAGACACTGGACCGGATCAAGGACCTGGGCTTCCGTTACGCTACGCGTTCGGGCCTGTCGGTCGGTCTGGATGACATGGTCATTCCAGCATCGAAGTACGTTGCAGTTGCCGAGGCTGAGAAGCAGGTCATTAATGTGCAGCAGCAGTACCTTGATGGTGCAATCACGAATGGTGAGCGCAACAACAAGGTCATTCAGATGTGGTCGGGAGTCACCGAAAAGGTGGCCGACGAGATGTTCAACAACATGAAGCGCGCGGATAAAGAAGGTTCGATGAACCCGATTTACATCATGGCAGACTCCGGCGCTCGTGGTTCAAAGCAGCAGATCCGTCAGCTCTCGGGTATGCGCGGTCTGATGGCCAAGCCCTCGGGCGAGATCATCGAGACTCCGATTACCGCAAACTTCCGTGAGGGTCTGACCGTGCTGCAGTACTTCATCTCGACGCACGGCGCTCGTAAGGGCCTTGCGGATACCGCTTTGAAGACCGCTGACTCGGGCTACCTGACTCGCCGACTGGTCGATGTGGCGCAGGATGTCATCATCTCGCAGAACGACTGCGGCACGGTGGAGGGCATCTATGTGACCCCGATCATCGAGGCCGGCGAGACCATCGAGCCGCTGCGCGACCGCATCATCGGCCGTGTGTCGCTCGAGAGGCTCAAGGACTTCGAAGGCAATGTGATCGTCGACATCAATCAGGAGATCGACGAGGAGTTGGCGAGCGCAATCCAGGCTGCCGGTATCGAGAGAGTGAAGATTCGCTCGGTGCTGACCTGCGAGTCCAAGCGCGGCGCCTGCATCCTGTGCTATGGCCGTAACCTGGGTTCGGGCAAGATGGTCGAGATGGGCGAAGCCGTCGGTGTCATCGCGGCGCAATCCATCGGTGAGCCCGGAACTCAGCTCACGATGCGTACCTTCCACGTCGGTGGTACGGCATCGCGCGTCTCCGATACTTCGCACATCGAAGCGAAGAATGCCGGAACGGTGCGCTTCATCAACCTGGTCACGGTTCGTTCGAAGGCAGGCGATCTGGTAGCGATGAACCGTAATGGTTCTGTTGCCGTGATCGACGACAAGGGCCGCGAGAAAGAGCGCTATGCAATCGTTTACGGCGCGAAGCTCAAGGTGGAAGACGGAGCTGCTGTTTCACTTGGCGACCGTTTGGGCGAATGGGATCCGTACACGTTCTCCATCCTGACGGAGATTGCGGGTACGGTTCAGTTCAAGGACCTGCAGGAGGGCGTCACGCTGCACGACGAGATCGACGAGGTCACTGGCCTTTCGCGTCTGGTCGTTGCGGATTCGCCGGATGAGAAGCGTCAGCCGACGATCCTCATCAAGTCGCCGCAGGGCAACAAGCGTTACCTGATGCCGAGCCGTGCTCATCTGATGGTGGCCGATGGCGACGAGATCTTCCCCGGCGATGTGCTGGCGAAGATTCCGCGCGAGACCACACGCACCAAGGACATCACCGGTGGTCTTCCGAGGGTCGTTGAGCTCTTCGAGGCCCGCAAGCCGCGTGATCCTGCGATCATCTCGAAGATCGACGGTGTCGTGCGCTTCGGTGACGTCTCCAAGGGACAGCGCAAGGTCTACGTCACGGCTGACAACGGTCAGGAAGAGGAGTACTCGGTCCCGCGTGGCGTCTACGTCAACGTTCAGGAAGGCGAGCGTCTCCGCGCCGGCGATGCGCTGATCGACGGTCCACGCAATCCGCACGACATTCTTGAAGTGCTCGGCGAGCGCGCACTGCAGCAGTACCTGGTGAACGAGATCCAGGAGGTCTACCGTCTGCAGGGTGTGGCCATCTCGGACAAGCATATCGAGACAATTGTGCGGCAGATGCTCCGCTGGGTGAAGATTGAAGAGGTCGGTGACACGACCTTCCTGATCGACCAGCAGACGGACCGTTTCCGCTTTGCCGAAGAGAATCAGCGCGTTCTGATGAACGGCGGCAAGCCGGCGATCGGCCGCAGCCTGCTTCTCGGTATCACGAAGGCATCGCTCTCGACCGACAGCTTTATCTCGGCTGCGAGCTTCCAGGAGACGACCCGCGTTCTTACGGAGGCTTCCATCAACGGCGCAGTGGATACATTGCGCGGTCTGAAGGAGAATGTCATCGTCGGTCGCCTGATCCCCGCCGGAACAGGAATGGAGTACTACCGCACCGTTCAGCTCTCACCGGAACTGGAGGAAGCGGCTGCCCAGGTCCAGGCTGAGGTTCAGGAGGCGCATGATGCGGAAGAGCGTGAGCTCGAGGCCATGCGTATGGAAGGCGAGCAGGAAGAGATGGCTGCCGAGTAG